TCCTCACGGAAAAATACTCCTGCAAGAAATGCGGATCCGGTCAGGACGCTGAACACAAGCACACCGGCATACGGCTGGATGACTGCAAGAATCCCGGGAATTACAAGACCCGCAACCATTCCTACATTCATCAGTGCAAGATACATCCCGGAAAGTTTGGTATGATCAATCTGCGAATTGACATAGGAGAGAGACGATGATACGAACATGCCGGTAAAGAGGCCTTCCAGAAATCTGAATCCTACGGTCAGGAGAGGATCTCCCGTAAACAACCAGATAAGAAGACCGGATGCAAACGTTCCCGCAAGACCAATCTTAATGAGAGGAGCACGGCCGATTTTATCAGAGACCCAGCCGGCAGGAAACACCATGAAAAACGCGCCTAAAAAGTAGGCTGAATAGACCGCACCCTGGACCGCAGCATCCGAAGTAATAAGTGCCAAAACCGGGACAACGGCATTCGAGAGGGCCATAGCGGCAAAAGCCCCCAGATATACGGCAATTCTGGAAATGTTCATTAGCGCTTTAAAACACCTATTTCAGAGAGCATGGAGGGGAGATACTCTTTTGTAACGAAATCAAGACCATGGCTTGCAAATGCCTGCTGTTCTGACTTCAGATTCATTTCAAGTTGGAGATTGATCTCTTTTTTCCAGAAGTCGGTCGCAAACCTCGGATCGGTGAGTTCCGCCTTCAGCGCAGAAACATCCTGCTCTGTGAGTTTATCGGCAGGCAGATTGTACCGCTGGATGTCGGACGGTTTTACCCCGATAAACTGGGCGGAAGGCGTAGCCAGAAGTTCAGACATGTGGGCAGCCTTGATCGAACCATAGGCAACCGAGGCATAAATGCGGTATGACCAGGGATCGCCATCTGTGAAAACGACAACGGGGATTCCCAGTTCCTCGTTCATGCGTTTCAGCATGCGCCGCGTTGCCCGGGCCGGCTGACCTTTAAGGTGAAGAAGAACCGCATTGTACTCTTCATCAAAACCGTTCTCCTGCAGACGGGAGAACATACCACCAGTTTCAATAGCAATAACGCAGGATGCGTCGTGATCGACAAGCTCGACATTCTCGACATTATTCGGAATATTGTATCCGGCTTCTCCCACATCGTCCTGACAGTGGATCTCTTTCATACCGCGCCGGGTATTTTCCCTGACACGGATCGGACCGAAGATCGAAGCACCGTCCTCTTCCGGACGCATATGGAAAAACTCTCTTTGGAGAGCGGTGATGATCTCCAGATCTTCGATCAGATAGTTGCTCTCGTTCTGGGCCCCGAACTTCGCCTGCTTCCAGCCCTCCGAGATGTAATACATTTCTCTCAACGTCGAGGAGCGGTTTTCCTGCAGCTGGGTTTTGATGAACCAGATGACATACGCCATCTTGAGCATATGCGTGGCAGACTTGGCAGTCCCTGCATTTCTGACGGACTCTTTATCGCCGTACTTCCACACCTCGGACTCGTCATCATACTCGATGTTGTACTTTGTTCTTGTGGGAAGTGTGATCGACGGAACATCGCCACCCGCAATCTGGTCATACCAGACTTTGGCAATCTCCATCAGGCGTTTTTTTGTTGCCGTATCTCTTTCGCTCGGGTCAGACATCGAGATCCACCACCACTTTGAGATTTTCCGCAACACCCTGCATCTCGATCATCCCGCCGCCAAGACCGGTATAGGTCACCTCTAATGCTTCGCCCGAGGCAAGAGCAAACTTCCAGATTTTGGTGTACTCGCCGTCCATCTCGGAAACAAACGATGGGGGAATTGTTGCATCACCCGCAGAGTCGCCGGATATATCATATAGAGAGATCTCCTGGGGTTTTGTTGTGTAGTTGTCGATATGGATCATAACTTTGCCGCCTGCCGAACTTTTCTTGAGGACCACGCGCCGCATAATTCTTCCTTCGATGAGCGAAGTATCAGGCACGGGAAGTTCAACAATCTCGCCGACTTTTGCTGCGATCAAGGGGATAACGGAACAGATCGCACGGACCCGGTCTTCCTGAAGTTTATTTTTATCGCGGCGCGAAAGAAACATCTTCAGATCCCGGCCGAGTTCCTGCAGGGCAAGCGTGATCTCACGTTCGATCTCGGGAATCGCTGCAATGGCATCTTTCGATTCGCTCGTAAACGGAACGTTTGTCGCCGCCACATGGACGAGAATAAGAATAGGACCTGTGGGCAGTCCTGACTGGGAAACCCCGTAGGCTTTCCAGTTCACATTCTGGACGGCATTCGTAATCGCACAGGCTCCCTGCTGATACAAAAGCGGAACGCGGTTTGCAAACCGCAGGAGAATGGCACTTCCTTCGGGCGGAAGTTTGCCGCCGTATCCAATTGCCGCCTCCACAATGAACGAGTGACCTCCGTACACGTTTCCGGGACGGGTCCGCGCCTTGATAAAGTCCAGCTCGAACTCCTTCTCCATGCCTTTCACGATCAGTTCGTCAGTGATCGGAGATAGACACTGGGATGCCGACGGAGCGGGGATCTTCGTCGTCTGCATGGCATCAAGCAAACGGTTGAGCGATTCAAGATCAAGAGTTGAGACTTTTACGTTTGAATCAAGTCTTGACGAACTGCAGATCTCAAGAGAAATTTTCTCGCCGACTTTGGAAAAACTTTCTACGAGAAATTCCTTAAGGGGCAGATCGGAAGCTGCCGTCATTCGTTTTAAGACACCGAGTTCTATACCATACGGATGAGGTTTGATCGCCACAGGACACGGCGGGACCTCGGAAGAAACACGTTCAAACGTAAATGCCTCGTCCTCGATCTCGACTCGGAACTTTGCGTGAGGATTGACGATCGATGTGTATTTCAGATACTCGATGAGTTTTTTCCTGGCCGCGATATTGCTTTTGAACTCGAGTTGGACTCGGGTCCCGTGGGGAAGAATCCAGTCAACCTCTTCATGGGAGAGGACTTCGGGTTCGTTTGTCTCCGTTTTGATAACCAGAGACATGGTGTGAGCCTTGTTTTTGGCATCGGTCCGGGATGTTACAATCGTCGGCTTTCCAGTGGTGAGCTGAGCATATAATACGGCAGCAGAAATACCGATTCCCTGCTGACCGCGGGTCTGTCTGACCTGGTGGAACCGCGAACCGTACAATAGTTTGGCAAAAACGCTCGGCATTTTTTCCGGGACAATTCCCGGGCCATTATCTTCGACGACGACGCGAAACACATCGTTTGAAACCCTTCTTACCGAAACAAGAATGTCGGGAAGGATCTGTGCTTCCTCGCAGGCATCGAGCGAGTTATCGATCGCCTCTTTTATGGTGGTGATGATTCCCCTTGTTGGAGAATCAAAACCAAGCATCTGTTTATTTTTCTCGAAAAATTCCGCTACACTGATGCTTCGCTGTTTCTTGGCAAGCTCATCGGCAAGAACCATGGATTACCTCGATGGCATTGTCGATTGACATCTCAGTCTGGACGGCAGTGGCAAGATCTTTGAGCGTGATCATTACAGCGGCGGCCTCCTTTTCTCCGATCACCACCGCAAATGATGCCCCGGACTTCAGCGCTGAAGAAAGCTGAGCCCCAAATCCTCTGTCAAGAAGATCCATGACTGCAGTTATCCCT
The sequence above is a segment of the uncultured Methanocorpusculum sp. genome. Coding sequences within it:
- a CDS encoding DNA topoisomerase IV subunit A, producing MSDPSERDTATKKRLMEIAKVWYDQIAGGDVPSITLPTRTKYNIEYDDESEVWKYGDKESVRNAGTAKSATHMLKMAYVIWFIKTQLQENRSSTLREMYYISEGWKQAKFGAQNESNYLIEDLEIITALQREFFHMRPEEDGASIFGPIRVRENTRRGMKEIHCQDDVGEAGYNIPNNVENVELVDHDASCVIAIETGGMFSRLQENGFDEEYNAVLLHLKGQPARATRRMLKRMNEELGIPVVVFTDGDPWSYRIYASVAYGSIKAAHMSELLATPSAQFIGVKPSDIQRYNLPADKLTEQDVSALKAELTDPRFATDFWKKEINLQLEMNLKSEQQAFASHGLDFVTKEYLPSMLSEIGVLKR
- a CDS encoding DNA topoisomerase VI subunit B, translating into MVLADELAKKQRSISVAEFFEKNKQMLGFDSPTRGIITTIKEAIDNSLDACEEAQILPDILVSVRRVSNDVFRVVVEDNGPGIVPEKMPSVFAKLLYGSRFHQVRQTRGQQGIGISAAVLYAQLTTGKPTIVTSRTDAKNKAHTMSLVIKTETNEPEVLSHEEVDWILPHGTRVQLEFKSNIAARKKLIEYLKYTSIVNPHAKFRVEIEDEAFTFERVSSEVPPCPVAIKPHPYGIELGVLKRMTAASDLPLKEFLVESFSKVGEKISLEICSSSRLDSNVKVSTLDLESLNRLLDAMQTTKIPAPSASQCLSPITDELIVKGMEKEFELDFIKARTRPGNVYGGHSFIVEAAIGYGGKLPPEGSAILLRFANRVPLLYQQGACAITNAVQNVNWKAYGVSQSGLPTGPILILVHVAATNVPFTSESKDAIAAIPEIEREITLALQELGRDLKMFLSRRDKNKLQEDRVRAICSVIPLIAAKVGEIVELPVPDTSLIEGRIMRRVVLKKSSAGGKVMIHIDNYTTKPQEISLYDISGDSAGDATIPPSFVSEMDGEYTKIWKFALASGEALEVTYTGLGGGMIEMQGVAENLKVVVDLDV